One genomic region from Armigeres subalbatus isolate Guangzhou_Male unplaced genomic scaffold, GZ_Asu_2 Contig1577, whole genome shotgun sequence encodes:
- the LOC134203016 gene encoding uncharacterized protein LOC134203016, whose product MVNHSKEFQSSSLFISFRPHSTKKQRELWEATIEHGELPTYDDTIEFLRKRCLILERCESIIPAMPASKQVPAKPASSGKGSKISVAVTTSNEIICELCNGDHPNFKCNAFKNMTIAQRLAKARDAKVCFNCLRKGHMIRTCPSQRLCAKCNKKHHSMLHQDQPEDAVQLVPKENPTVCLEVVGNVEADQQENGSVSVTTSCLGGEIIRAPKQVLLQTAVIDVFDARGRPHPCRALLDSGSQAHILSQAMARKLGMPILKCNITVIGANAMKTHVNKRMNLNFSSRYCDFQDSIACLISDRPTGNVPSAEINVSSWNIPSGIKLADPDFFQPHEIDLVLASDFVWNMLRSGKVVLSNGTASLRETDLGWIITGTYDLYQQVSGTMLFSNVAVQDQLAEQIERFWLVEDVAESSYNTEEQAVEEHFLQTYRRDESGRFVVQMPFREEVEELEDNRSLALKRFFALERKLSRNTELRDEYLAFMREYELLGHCKEIKEEDDVFGVPRYYLPHHAVFKLASSSTKLRVVFDASAKASKYSLNDVMKTGPTVQNDIFSVNLRFRQHVFGFSGDVTKMYRQILIDSFHTRFLRIFWREDTSKPLRVLELLTVTYGTAAAPFLATRCLVQLATEEEHRFPIASKMVLKDVYVDDMLSGADTEEEAKQRLLK is encoded by the coding sequence ATGGTCAACCACTCCAAGGAGTTTCAGAGCTCATCGTTATTCATATCCTTTCGGCCGCACTCGACCAAGAAACAAAGGGAGCTGTGGGAAGCTACGATCGAACATGGAGAACTACCCACTTATGACGATACCATTGAATTCCTACGAAAACGTTGTCTCATTTTGGAGCGATGTGAGTCGATCATACCAGCGATGCCTGCATCCAAGCAAGTGCCTGCTAAGCCAGCATCATCGGGCAAGGGCTCAAAAATCTCTGTAGCAGTGACCACATCCAACGAGATCATCTGTGAATTGTGTAACGGGGACCATCCAAATTTCAAgtgcaatgcattcaaaaacATGACCATTGCTCAACGGCTGGCAAAGGCTCGAGATGCCAAAGTTTGTTTCAACTGTTTGCGCAAGGGCCATATGATTCGAACGTGTCCATCGCAGCGCTTGTGTGCGAAATGCAACAAGAAACACCATAGTATGCTTCACCAAGATCAACCGGAAGACGCTGTACAACTGGTGCCGAAAGAAAACCCTACGGTTTGCTTGGAAGTTGTTGGCAACGTGGAAGCAGATCAACAGGAAAATGGAAGTGTATCGGTGACTACATCTTGTCTCGGTGGAGAAATTATTCGGGCTCCTAAACAGGTACTTCTTCAAACGGCAGTGATAGATGTTTTTGATGCACGAGGTCGTCCTCATCCTTGCCGTGCCCTATTGGATTCCGGGTCACAGGCACACATCTTGTCACAGGCGATGGCCCGAAAGCTCGGGATGCCAATTCTGAAATGCAACATAACTGTTATTGGTGCGAATGCAATGAAGACACATGTAAATAAGAGGATGAACCTGAATTTCTCGTCAAGATACTGCGATTTCCAAGATAGCATCGCATGCTTGATCTCCGATCGACCAACAGGAAACGTTCCGTCTGCAGAGATTAACGTGTCGTCGTGGAATATACCATCTGGAATCAAGTTGGCGGATCCGGACTTCTTTCAACCACATGAAATTGATTTGGTGCTAGCTtcggatttcgtctggaataTGCTTCGTTCTGGTAAGGTAGTATTATCCAATGGTACTGCATCACTACGAGAAACTGATCTGGGCTGGATCATCACAGGTACATACGACCTGTACCAACAAGTGAGTGGCACTATGTTGTTCTCTAATGTGGCTGTCCAAGACCAATTGGCGGAACAAATAGAAAGATTTTGGTTGGTTGAAGATGTGGCTGAGTCTTCTTATAATACCGAAGAGCAAGCAGTTGAAGAGCATTTCCTGCAAACATATCGACGGGATGAATCTGGCCGATTTGTGGTTCAGATGCCATTTCGGGAGGAAGTTGAGGAACTTGAAGACAACCGAAGTCTTGCATTAAAACGATTCTTTGCCTTAGAAAGGAAACTGTCACGGAATACTGAGCTGCGTGATGAGTATCTTGCGTTCATGAGAGAGTACGAATTACTTGGTCACTGCAAAGAAATCAAGGAAGAAGACGATGTTTTCGGAGTACCACGGTACTACTTACCTCACCATGcggttttcaaattggccagcTCTTCAACAAAGTTAAGAGTAGTGTTTGACGCAAGTGCTAAGGCATCCAAATACTCCCTCAACGACGTCATGAAAACAGGCCCAACTGTGCAAAACGACATATTTTCCGTGAATCTTCGTTTCCGACAACATGTATTTGGTTTCTCCGGTGACGTAACAAAAATGTACCGGCAAATTTTGATCGATAGTTTCCACACCagatttttgaggattttctggagggaGGATACGTCGAAACCGCTGAGGGTGCTGGAGCTTCTCACTGTGACATATGGAACGGCAGCTGCACCGTTTCTGGCGACAAGATGTTTGGTACAGTTGGCAACTGAGGAGGAACATCGCTTTCCGATTGCATCGAAGATGGTTTTAAAAGATGTGTACGTGGATGACATGCTATCCGGAGCGGACACAGAAGAGGAAGCAAAACAGCGTTTATTGAAGTGA
- the LOC134203018 gene encoding uncharacterized protein K02A2.6-like, producing MMISSINRINEACHVKVFVEKSVLMMEIDCGSAETVISEELFLRNFEHSKLSSCNKKLAVIDGKRLKVLGKISVSVQLKGKKQQLFMIVLRCDNDFIPLMGRTWLDCFYAGWRDIFSNPRIKDEGIYKLEEESVIEELKSKFSTVFDGDFSTPIVGYEGDLVLKEDKPIFRKAYGVPLRLRDKVNEHLDSLERDGVITQVETSEWASPVVIVMKKDQNIRLVIDCKVSINKVIIPNTYPLPVAQDIFASLSGSKVFCSLDLAGAYTQLLLSPASKKFMVINTIKGLYVYNRLPQGASSSASIFQKVMDQVLQGLENVSCYLDDVLIAGTDWEVFRP from the coding sequence ATGATGATTTCCTCTATCAATCGCATAAATGAAGCTTGCCATGTAAAGGTTTTTGTTGAGAAGAGCGTTTTAATGATGGAGATTGACTGTGGCTCGGCAGAGACCGTTATTTCTGAAGaactatttttgaggaattttgagCATAGTAAGCTCTCATCTTGTAACAAGAAATTGGCAGTGATTGACGGCAAGAGATTAAAAGTTCTTGGGAAAATTAGCGTCTCGGTTCAGCTGAAAGGCAAAAAGCAGCAGCTTTTCATGATTGTGCTTCGATGTGACAACGATTTTATACCATTGATGGGCCGCACCTGGTTGGATTGTTTTTATGCTGGATGGCGGGACATTTTTTCGAATCCGAGGATTAAAGACGAAGGCATTTATAAGCTCGAAGAAGAAAGCGTGATCGAAGAGTTGAAAAGTAAGTTTTCAACTGTATTTGATGGGGATTTTTCAACTCCAATAGTTGGGTATGAAGGAGATCTTGTTTTGAAAGAAGATAAGCCTATTTTTAGAAAAGCATATGGGGTACCGCTAAGACTGCGAGACAAAGTCAATGAGCATTTAGATTCCTTAGAGAGAGACGGGGTAATTACACAGGTAGAAACCAGCGAATGGGCCTCACCGGTGGTAATTGTGATGAAGAAGGATCAAAACATCCGTTTAGTGATCGATTGCAAGGTTTCAATAAACAAGGTCATAATTCCAAATACCTACCCATTACCTGTTGCACAGGACATTTTTGCCTCTTTATCAGGATCTAAAGTTTTTTGCTCACTTGATTTAGCTGGTGCTTATACGCAGCTTTTATTATCGCCAGCCTCTAAAAAGTTTATGGTAATAAACACAATTAAGGGTTTATATGTTTACAACCGTCTGCCACAAGGAGCATCATCAAGTGCatccatttttcaaaaagttatggaccaagtCCTTCAAGGCCTGGAAAACGTGTCTTGTTATCTGGACGATGTTTTGATTGCGGGAACTGATTGGGAGGTGTTCCGGCCTTAA